In Phocoena phocoena chromosome 3, mPhoPho1.1, whole genome shotgun sequence, a single window of DNA contains:
- the EVI5L gene encoding EVI5-like protein isoform X2 — protein MASPTLSPDSSSQEALSAPTCSPTSDSENLSPDELELLAKLEEQNRLLEADSKSMRSMNGSRRNSGSSLVSSSSASSNLSHLEEDTWILWGRIANEWEEWRRRKEKLLKELIRKGIPHHFRAIVWQLLCSATDMPVKNQYSELLKMSSPCEKLIRRDIARTYPEHEFFKGQDSLGQEVLFNVMKAYSLVDREVGYCQGSAFIVGLLLMQMPEEEAFCVFVRLMQEYRLRELFKPSMAELGLCIYQFEYMLQEQLPDLNTHFRSQSFHTSMYASSWFLTLFLTTFPLPVATRVFDIFMYEGLEIVFRVGLALLQVNQMELMQLDMEGMSQYFQRVIPHQFDSCPDKLILKAYQVKYNPKKMKRLEKEYAAMKSKEMEEQIEIKRLRTENRLLKQRIETLEKGQVTRAQEAEENYVIKRELAVVRQQCSSAAQDLQKAQSTIRQLQEQQDNPRLTEDFVAHLETELEQSRLRETETLGALREMQDKVLDMEKRNSSLPDENNVARLQEELKALKVREGEAVASARELKLQLQELSDTWQAHLSRGGRWKESPRKLVLGELQDELMSVRLREAQALAEGRELRQRVVELETQDHIHRNLLNRVEAERAALQEKLQYLAAQNKGLQTQLSESRRKQAEAECKSKEEVMAVRLREADSMAAVAEMRQRIAELEIQREEGRIQGQLNHSDSSQYIRELKDQIEELKAEVRLLKGPPPFEDPLAFDGLGLARHLDEDSLPSSDEELLSVGVGAALQDALYPLSPRDARFFRRLERPAKDSEGSSDSDADELAAPYSQGLDN, from the exons ATGGCGAGCCCCACTCTGAGCCCCGACTCCTCGTCCCAGGAGGCCCTGTCGGCCCCCACCTGCTCCCCCACCTCTGACTCCGAGAACCTCAGCCCCGATGAGCTAGAGCTACTGGCCAAACTCGAAGAGCAGAACAG GCTCCTGGAAGCCGACTCCAAGTCCATGCGCTCCATGAATGGCTCCCGGCGGAACAGCGGCTCCTCGCTGGTGTCCAGCTCCTCAGCCTCCTCCAACCTGAGCCACCTGGAGGAGGACACATGGATCCTGTGGGGCCGGATCGCCAATGAGTGGGAGGAGTGGCGGCGCAGGAAGGAGAAGCTACTCAAG GAGCTGATCCGCAAGGGCATCCCACACCATTTCCGGGCCATCGTGTGGCAGCTCCTGTGCAGCGCCACGGACATGCCAGTCAAGAACCAGTACTCGGAGCTGCTCAAGATGTCCTCACCTTGCGAGAAGCTGATCCGCAGGGACATTGCCCGCACCTACCCGGAGCATGAGTTCTTCAAGGGCCAGGACAGCCTGGGCCAGGAAGTGCTCTTCAACGTCATGAAG GCCTACTCCCTGGTGGACCGGGAGGTGGGCTACTGCCAGGGCAGTGCCTTCATCGTGGGCCTGCTCCTCATGCAG ATGCCCGAGGAAGAGGCCTTCTGTGTGTTCGTGCGGTTGATGCAGGAGTACCGCCTGCGGGAGCTCTTCAAGCCCAgcatggcagagctggggctctgCATCTACCAGTTCGAGTACATGCTACAG GAGCAGCTCCCGGACCTGAACACCCACTTCCGCTCCCAGAGCTTCCACACATCCATGTATGCCTCCTCCTGGTTCCTCACGCTCTTCCTGACCACCTTCCCACTGCCCGTCGCCACGCGTGTCTTTGACATCTTCATGTACGAG GGCCTGGAGATCGTGTTCCGAGTGGGCCTTGCCCTGCTGCAGGTGAACCAGATGGAGCTGATGCAGCTGGACATGGAAGGGATGTCCCAG TACTTCCAGAGGGTAATCCCCCATCAGTTCGACAGCTGCCCGGACAAGCTGATCCTCAAGGCTTACCAGGTCAAGTACAACCCCAAGAAGATGAAGAG GCTGGAGAAGGAGTACGCAGCCATGAAGAGCAAAGAGATGGAGGAGCAGATTGAGATCAAA AGGCTTCGGACAGAGAACCGGCTTCTTAAGCAGCGGATTGAGACCCTGGAGAAG GGGCAGGTGACACGAGCGCAGGAGGCTGAGGAGAATTATGTCATCAAGCGGGAGCTGGCGGTGGTGCGGCAGCAGTGCAGCTCAGCGGCCCAGGACCTGCAGAAGGCGCAGAGCACCATCCGGCAATTGCAGGAGCAGCAG GATAACCCGCGCCTCACCGAGGACTTTGTGGCCCACCTGGAGACGGAGCTGGAACAGTCACGGCTGCGGGAGACCGAGACCCTGGGGGCCCTGCGGGAGATGCAGGACAAGGTTCTAGACATGGAGAAG AGAAACAGCTCGCTGCCCGACGAGAACAACGTGGCGCGGCTGCAGGAGGAGCTGAAGGCGCTCAAGGTGCGGGAGGGTGAGGCCGTGGCCTCGGCGCGGGAACTGAAACTGCAGCTGCAGGAGCTCTCGGACACCTGGCAG GCCCATCTGTCCCGCGGCGGCCGCTGGAAGGAGTCCCCGCGGAAGCTGGTCCTGGGCGAGCTGCAGGACGAGCTGATGAGCGTGCGGCTGCGCGAGGCCCAGGCTCTGGCCGAGGGCCGCGAGCTGCGGCAGCGCGTGGTGGAGCTCGAGACGCAG GACCACATCCACCGCAACCTGCTGAACCGCGTGGAGGCGGAGCGAGCGGCGCTGCAGGAGAAGCTGCAGTACCTGGCGGCGCAGAACAAGGGGCTGCAGACGCAGCTCAGCGAGAGCCGCCGCAAGCAAGCGGAGGCCGAGTGCAAG AGCAAGGAGGAGGTGATGGCCGTGCGCCTGAGGGAGGCGGACAGCATGGCGGCGGTGGCCGAGATGCGGCAGCGCATCGCCGAGCTGGAAATCCAG AGGGAGGAGGGCCGCATCCAGGGCCAGCTGAACCACTCGGACTCGTCGCAGTACATCCGCGAGCTCAAGGACCAGATCGAGGAGCTGAAAGCCGAG GTGCGGCTTCTGAAGGGCCCGCCGCCCTTCGAGGACCCACTGGCCTTCGACGGGCTCGGCCTGGCACGGCACCTGGATGAGGACTCGCTGCCGTCGTCGGACGAGGAGCTGCTCAGCGTGGGCGTGGGCGCGGCGCTGCAGGACGCGCTCTACCCGCTGTCCCCGCGCGACGCGCGCTTCTTCCGCCGTCTGGAGCGGCCGGCCAAGGACAGTGAGGGCAGCTCAGACAGCGATGCCGACGAGCTGGCCGCACCCTACAGCCAGGGCCTGGACAACTAA
- the EVI5L gene encoding EVI5-like protein isoform X1, with product MASPTLSPDSSSQEALSAPTCSPTSDSENLSPDELELLAKLEEQNRLLEADSKSMRSMNGSRRNSGSSLVSSSSASSNLSHLEEDTWILWGRIANEWEEWRRRKEKLLKELIRKGIPHHFRAIVWQLLCSATDMPVKNQYSELLKMSSPCEKLIRRDIARTYPEHEFFKGQDSLGQEVLFNVMKAYSLVDREVGYCQGSAFIVGLLLMQMPEEEAFCVFVRLMQEYRLRELFKPSMAELGLCIYQFEYMLQEQLPDLNTHFRSQSFHTSMYASSWFLTLFLTTFPLPVATRVFDIFMYEGLEIVFRVGLALLQVNQMELMQLDMEGMSQYFQRVIPHQFDSCPDKLILKAYQVKYNPKKMKRLEKEYAAMKSKEMEEQIEIKRLRTENRLLKQRIETLEKESAALADRLIQGQVTRAQEAEENYVIKRELAVVRQQCSSAAQDLQKAQSTIRQLQEQQDNPRLTEDFVAHLETELEQSRLRETETLGALREMQDKVLDMEKRNSSLPDENNVARLQEELKALKVREGEAVASARELKLQLQELSDTWQAHLSRGGRWKESPRKLVLGELQDELMSVRLREAQALAEGRELRQRVVELETQDHIHRNLLNRVEAERAALQEKLQYLAAQNKGLQTQLSESRRKQAEAECKSKEEVMAVRLREADSMAAVAEMRQRIAELEIQREEGRIQGQLNHSDSSQYIRELKDQIEELKAEVRLLKGPPPFEDPLAFDGLGLARHLDEDSLPSSDEELLSVGVGAALQDALYPLSPRDARFFRRLERPAKDSEGSSDSDADELAAPYSQGLDN from the exons ATGGCGAGCCCCACTCTGAGCCCCGACTCCTCGTCCCAGGAGGCCCTGTCGGCCCCCACCTGCTCCCCCACCTCTGACTCCGAGAACCTCAGCCCCGATGAGCTAGAGCTACTGGCCAAACTCGAAGAGCAGAACAG GCTCCTGGAAGCCGACTCCAAGTCCATGCGCTCCATGAATGGCTCCCGGCGGAACAGCGGCTCCTCGCTGGTGTCCAGCTCCTCAGCCTCCTCCAACCTGAGCCACCTGGAGGAGGACACATGGATCCTGTGGGGCCGGATCGCCAATGAGTGGGAGGAGTGGCGGCGCAGGAAGGAGAAGCTACTCAAG GAGCTGATCCGCAAGGGCATCCCACACCATTTCCGGGCCATCGTGTGGCAGCTCCTGTGCAGCGCCACGGACATGCCAGTCAAGAACCAGTACTCGGAGCTGCTCAAGATGTCCTCACCTTGCGAGAAGCTGATCCGCAGGGACATTGCCCGCACCTACCCGGAGCATGAGTTCTTCAAGGGCCAGGACAGCCTGGGCCAGGAAGTGCTCTTCAACGTCATGAAG GCCTACTCCCTGGTGGACCGGGAGGTGGGCTACTGCCAGGGCAGTGCCTTCATCGTGGGCCTGCTCCTCATGCAG ATGCCCGAGGAAGAGGCCTTCTGTGTGTTCGTGCGGTTGATGCAGGAGTACCGCCTGCGGGAGCTCTTCAAGCCCAgcatggcagagctggggctctgCATCTACCAGTTCGAGTACATGCTACAG GAGCAGCTCCCGGACCTGAACACCCACTTCCGCTCCCAGAGCTTCCACACATCCATGTATGCCTCCTCCTGGTTCCTCACGCTCTTCCTGACCACCTTCCCACTGCCCGTCGCCACGCGTGTCTTTGACATCTTCATGTACGAG GGCCTGGAGATCGTGTTCCGAGTGGGCCTTGCCCTGCTGCAGGTGAACCAGATGGAGCTGATGCAGCTGGACATGGAAGGGATGTCCCAG TACTTCCAGAGGGTAATCCCCCATCAGTTCGACAGCTGCCCGGACAAGCTGATCCTCAAGGCTTACCAGGTCAAGTACAACCCCAAGAAGATGAAGAG GCTGGAGAAGGAGTACGCAGCCATGAAGAGCAAAGAGATGGAGGAGCAGATTGAGATCAAA AGGCTTCGGACAGAGAACCGGCTTCTTAAGCAGCGGATTGAGACCCTGGAGAAG GAGAGCGCTGCTCTGGCTGATAGGCTAATCCAG GGGCAGGTGACACGAGCGCAGGAGGCTGAGGAGAATTATGTCATCAAGCGGGAGCTGGCGGTGGTGCGGCAGCAGTGCAGCTCAGCGGCCCAGGACCTGCAGAAGGCGCAGAGCACCATCCGGCAATTGCAGGAGCAGCAG GATAACCCGCGCCTCACCGAGGACTTTGTGGCCCACCTGGAGACGGAGCTGGAACAGTCACGGCTGCGGGAGACCGAGACCCTGGGGGCCCTGCGGGAGATGCAGGACAAGGTTCTAGACATGGAGAAG AGAAACAGCTCGCTGCCCGACGAGAACAACGTGGCGCGGCTGCAGGAGGAGCTGAAGGCGCTCAAGGTGCGGGAGGGTGAGGCCGTGGCCTCGGCGCGGGAACTGAAACTGCAGCTGCAGGAGCTCTCGGACACCTGGCAG GCCCATCTGTCCCGCGGCGGCCGCTGGAAGGAGTCCCCGCGGAAGCTGGTCCTGGGCGAGCTGCAGGACGAGCTGATGAGCGTGCGGCTGCGCGAGGCCCAGGCTCTGGCCGAGGGCCGCGAGCTGCGGCAGCGCGTGGTGGAGCTCGAGACGCAG GACCACATCCACCGCAACCTGCTGAACCGCGTGGAGGCGGAGCGAGCGGCGCTGCAGGAGAAGCTGCAGTACCTGGCGGCGCAGAACAAGGGGCTGCAGACGCAGCTCAGCGAGAGCCGCCGCAAGCAAGCGGAGGCCGAGTGCAAG AGCAAGGAGGAGGTGATGGCCGTGCGCCTGAGGGAGGCGGACAGCATGGCGGCGGTGGCCGAGATGCGGCAGCGCATCGCCGAGCTGGAAATCCAG AGGGAGGAGGGCCGCATCCAGGGCCAGCTGAACCACTCGGACTCGTCGCAGTACATCCGCGAGCTCAAGGACCAGATCGAGGAGCTGAAAGCCGAG GTGCGGCTTCTGAAGGGCCCGCCGCCCTTCGAGGACCCACTGGCCTTCGACGGGCTCGGCCTGGCACGGCACCTGGATGAGGACTCGCTGCCGTCGTCGGACGAGGAGCTGCTCAGCGTGGGCGTGGGCGCGGCGCTGCAGGACGCGCTCTACCCGCTGTCCCCGCGCGACGCGCGCTTCTTCCGCCGTCTGGAGCGGCCGGCCAAGGACAGTGAGGGCAGCTCAGACAGCGATGCCGACGAGCTGGCCGCACCCTACAGCCAGGGCCTGGACAACTAA